The following are encoded together in the Panicum virgatum strain AP13 chromosome 6K, P.virgatum_v5, whole genome shotgun sequence genome:
- the LOC120711665 gene encoding lactoylglutathione lyase-like, translating into MATGSEATKPAEAVLEWNKQDNKRMLHAVYRVGDLDRTIKYYTECFGMKLLRKRDVPDEKYTNAFLGFGPETTNFALELTYNYGVDKYDIGEGFGHFAIANEDVYKLAENIKSKGGKITREPGPVKGGSTVIAFAQDPDGYLFELIQRAETPEPLCQVMLRVGDLERSIKFYEKALGMKLLRKKDVPDYKYTIAMLGYADEDKTTVLELTYNYGRTEYSKGNAYAQVAIGTNDVYKSAEAVDLATKELGGKILRQPGPLPGINTKIASFVDPDGWKVVLVDHTDFLKELQ; encoded by the exons ATGGCAACTGGGAGCGAAGCCACAAAGCCAGCTGAGGCTGTGCTTGAATGGAACAAACAGGACAACAAGAGGATGCTTCATGCTGTTTACCGTGTTGGGGATTTGGACCGCACAATCAA GTACTACACGGAATGCTTTGGGATGAAGCTGCTGAGGAAAAGAGACGTTCCTGATGAGAAGTACACCAATGCCTTCCTTGGTTTTGGACCAGAGACCACCAACTTTGCGCTTGAATTGACATACA ACTATGGCGTCGACAAGTATGACATCGGAGAGGGCTTTGGGCATTTCGCTATCGCTAATGAGGAT GTGTACAAGTTGGCTGAGAATATTAAATCCAAGGGTGGCAAGATTACTCGTGAACCTGGTCCTGTCAAGGGAGGATCCACTGTTATTGCCTTTGCACAAGACCCTGATGGTTACTTGTTTGAGCTTATTCAGAGGGCTGAGACACCTGAGCCTCTTTGCCAAGTCATGCTTCGTGTTGGTGACCTTGAGCGTTCTATCAAGTTCTATGAGAAG GCCCTTGGGATGAAGCTTCTAAGAAAGAAGGATGTGCCTGATTATAAG TATACCATTGCCATGTTGGGCTATGCTGATGAGGACAAGACAACAGTTCTGGAGCTGACATACAACTATGGTCGCACAGAATATAGCAAGGGCAATGCATATGCTCAG GTTGCTATTGGCACCAATGATGTGTACAAGAGTGCCGAGGCTGTTGATCTTGCGACCAAAGAACTAGGTGGAAAGATTTTGCGGCAGCCAGGGCCGCTACCTGGGATCAACACAAAGATCGCCTCTTTTGTTGACCCAGATGGCTGGAAAGTG